In one Nicotiana sylvestris chromosome 8, ASM39365v2, whole genome shotgun sequence genomic region, the following are encoded:
- the LOC138874981 gene encoding uncharacterized mitochondrial protein AtMg00240-like, with product MIQKFGMSSAKAIGTSISPSTSLDKDEKGNLVDEMSYRGMIGSLLYLTVSRPDIMFSVSKCARFQSASKESHLTAVKRIIHYLIRTISYGLWYPQSNNLKLEGFSDIDLAGDKEDRKNTSGTCRLLKKINILEE from the coding sequence ATGATTCAAAAGTTTGGCATGAGCAGTGCTAAAGCAATTGGTACATCAATTAGCCCATCAACAAGTCTTGACAAAGACGAAAAGGGAAATCTAGTGGATGAAATGAgttatcgtggaatgattggctCCTTACTTTATCTAACTGTTAGTCGACCAGATATTATGTTCAGTGTGAGTAAATGTGCTAGGTTTCAGTCAGCTTCTAAGGAATCACATCTGACAGCAGTAAAGAGAATAATACATTATCTCATCAGAACCATTTCATATGGATTGTGGTACCCACAATCAAACAATTTAAAACTTGAAGGTTTTTCAGATATTGATCTTGCAGGTGATAAGGAAGATAGGAAAAACACCAGTGGAACATGTCGATTACTGAAAAAGATTAATATCCTGGAAGAGTAA